The Thermoanaerobacter uzonensis DSM 18761 DNA window GATCCTAAAAAATAAAAAACTGGTATATGTAGTTCACTCGGTTCCCGCGACAGAACCATATGCAATAGAAGATCCATTTGGAGGAAATTATCAAATACAGAAAGACTTTGAAACACTGTCTTACAGAGCAGATGCAATAATTTGTGTGTTAGAGGCAGAAAAAGAAAAATTAAAATCACTTTATCCCGAACTAGAAAACAAGATTTACGTCATACACAATGGAATGGAATTTGACAGCGCAGATAGTATAAAAAGAAATGTAAAACCAACTAGAAGAAACTTTGGCTTTATAGGAAGGCTTGACTATAGAAAAGGACTTTTAGAATGTATAAAAGCATTTAAAAAAATAGACGGAGAACTTCATATTGCCTGTGATAATCAGGATCCTTTTTACCTGAGCGCAATACTTAACTACATTGAAGCTGCAGAAATGCAAAATAAAATACACTTTTATGGATGGTGCCATGGTGAAAGAAAAAAAGCATTTCTAAACTCACTTGATGCCCTTATAATTCCTTCGCTTTATGAGCCTTTTGGGTATGTAGTTCTGGAAGCAATTAATGCAAAAACTCCAGTAATAACAAGCAGAAATGGAGGAATTTCTGAAATTATAGGTGAGTACAAATACACTTTTGATCCTTATCAAGAAGGAGAACTGGAAAAAGCAATAAAGACATTTCAAGAAGATACAGTAGAAGAAATAGAAAAAGAAATGGAAAAACTTTATAAAAGAAAAGAACTCTTCACAGCACAGAAAATGGTAGAAAAGTATACAGATTTATTCAACTCTCTCTTATAACGTAAATTATACGCCAAAACACTGGCGTGTAATTAATAAATTCAATACAAACTCAGAAAGAGAGGTGAGATATGTAGATTTTCTTATTGACCACACAACAAAAGAAAAATAAAATAAGGGAGAGGAGAAAATGTATGCATTAGAGACAGGGGGAAGTTACAAAACCTCAGCAATTTCTTCAAAACAAAGCGGATACCTATCAAAAGGCTCAAGAGGAGAAGACGTAAAGGCGGTACAGCAGGTATTGAACAAACTGGGATATTTCTACGGGTGGAGTTGACGGTATATTTGGCAAAAACACAGATGCAGCAATAAAAGCCTTTCAAAAAGCGAATGGCCTCACACCAGATGGAATAATAGGTCCCCAGACACTTAAAGCACTAACAAAAGCAGCAAGCAGCATATCAACTGCAAATGAAGTACCAAAAGCAAATACAGCATCGACGCCTGTAAAATCTGTAACATCAAGTAGTGGTAGTACAACACCTGTGCAACAAAAAAACTCAAACTTTTATCAAGCACTGCAAAACACATCAAATACAAAAATAGCAGGCATAGCATATTTAGCTCAAACAAATACAAATAAAAACTATAGTGGGAGCACAACAGCCTTATATAAAAGTGCGAGTGCATCACCTTCTGTTATTCCTCTAGGAGGTAGTACCACAACAGGGCTAACCAACAATAATGATGCAATAACAGCCTATACAGTATACAGCAAAAGTGGGAGCGCAACGCCTGTGCAAACGAATGGAAGCCCTTATCCATCATATCTTAAAAGCGCGAGTATAACGCCATACATATCAGCAAGCACCACACCAGTAATATACAACAAAGATGGCAGCACGACACCAATAGCAGGTGGAAGTACAACACCAAAGATAAATATAATTGCCGGGCAAATAAATGGAAGTACAACACTACAAAATTATAAAATATACGACAAAAACGGACAGATAACAATAAATCAGCAAAATGTAAATACAGTAACAGTATTAAAAAATTTTGGAGAAGGCATGGGTGATGCAGTAGTTGATACATTAAAAGGAGTATGGACAATAGCAACACATCCGGTAGAGACTGCACAAGGAATAGCTTATGCAGCAACCCATCCTGCTGAGACAGCAAATGTAATAAAAAATGAAGCAATAAAAATATATAACGACTTCAAAACAGGAGATGCAAATACAAAATCGAAAATAGCAGGAAGGATAGTAGGGGAAATAGGGTTAGCAGTAGTAGGAACAAAAGGGATAGACAAAGGAGTTAAAATATTAAAAGAGGCAACAGTAATAGCAGGAACTGCGAAAGCATCGGAGGCAGCAGTAGATATAACAAAAGCAGGGAAAGCAGTGGGAGTTGTAGAAAAAGCTGCAGTAACGGCAGTAAAAGAAGTAACAACACAAACTACAGAAAAAGCAACGTTTAAAGAATTAAGAGAAGTAGCAAGATTTTTAAAAGAAAGTGGAATAAATGACATTAGCGATAGACGTTCCATAATAGAAGCCTTTAATCCGGGTGCAAAGGTTGTAAAAGTAGAAAAAGATTTTAAAGCATACAGATATTTCGGCGGTAAAGCTAAACCACGTGGTCATTGGCTAACAGACAGACTTTTAAAAGATCCGGAGAATGAACTTGCATTGCCACCTAAAAATAAAGCAGAAAAGGTACCGGAGTGGATAATTCCAAAAGGGACAAAGGTATTAGATGGAACAGTAGCACCACATGAAAAGTGGGGAAGACCGGGAGGAGCAAGACAGATATTTCTGCCGAATCCAGAAGTATTGAAGGAGGGTAAGAACGCATGGTCCTTAAAAGGAACAAATTATACGAAGTAAGAGAACTAATAGAAGCAATAGATGATGTAATACCCGAGCTTGAGAAAGAGATAGAAAACAGGAAAAAAGGTATACCAGGATATGGAGAAATAAACCAACTTGAGTTTATAAAAAAAGAATTAGAAGAATTAAGGAAAATGGCAATAGAGAACAGATTACCACCTAAGAACAAAAGGGCATTGGAGTATCCATGGTATTTCACAGATGGTTGGGAAGTTGAACCCCAGATAAAGAGAAAACTTTGGGATGTCGCGCGAATGTATGAAAGACAGCTAAAAGATTAGAATATGCAAGGGTATACCTGGCAGATTTTTAGTTATAAAGGAGAGGTAAAAATGATAGATTTAAAAACAGGGGAGATAATAATAAACTCAGATTTAATATTATCACCAAAATTAAGTCTTGAAGAGTTCAAAAAAACAAGATATTATACCGGACAAGATGAAAAAATGTACATGAGCATAGGAGGACCTCACAAAATAGACGGAAGAGATTTCTACATTAGTTTATATTTCAAAGATTCCTTCTTAAAAGAAGTTTCACTTGCAATGGACAGTCCACTTATAAAAGAATGGAATAATGAACCTAAGAGGAAAGAAATACATGTGAATATTTAAGAAGTAAAGGGATAGAATTAAAGAGAACACGGGATGGTGAATATTATAAAGAAGATGTAGCAGAATTTGACTGGGGAGAAATTGCATCAACCTTTGAGGCTAAAGGTTATACAAGCGATATACTTGTTATTTACAAATAAACGTTGAATTGGACTAATCTGCCAGGATAGTCCTGGTACATTAGTCTATCATATCAAATGAAAAGGTTGTACATTATACAATAAAAATAATAAAATAGGGAATACAGTAAGAATAAAATAAAAATACTAAGAATTTGATAGTATAGATTGCGAAAGCAGCGGATGCAGCAGTAGATGTAGCAAAAACAGAGAAAGTGGTGGGAGTTGCAGAAAAAGCAATAAAGAATGTTTCCGAAGGACGGAGAAAATAGAAACAACAACTGTAAAAAAGCGACTTCAAGCATATCAAAAGTGGTCTCAAAATGGCTTGACAAAAATGGCAAGCCTATATGGCCGCTAAATGATGAATTTGAAGGTACACCAGTAAAGAAGGTATTCAAACCAGGAGAGAGATTTGATAGATATGGAAAAGAGATAAATGGATATTTTACGGCACCAGTAGGGACGCCATTTGAAATGAGGTCATTTCCACCGGAAAACAAAAAATTGCCATATAGTGTATATGAGGTAATTAAGCCATTTGAAGGGCTTGAAGGCAAGACAGCACCATGGTTTGACCAGCCAGGAGGAGGAACACAATATAAAATGCCAAAAAAACGTAACAGGAAGGAGCGGAAATAAATATTACAATGACCTTTCTCCAAAAGTTTGGGATGCATTTTTCTACGATCCACAAGACCAACCTAATTACGTTGTGGCTGAGGTATAACCTGGAAAATTCAAAAGAACTTTTACGAAGTCTGGTTTGTGCCTCAGGCAGTAGCTTTAATACAGTCTCCAGCGACACTGAGAGAATACTGAAACAGCGCAAGTGCTGGGCACTTGGAGGCTGGCATTTACTGCGAACTCATAAAGATATTTTTAAAAGCTGGCACTGGCGCTATCTTTATCCTGTCTATTTTGACTTTAAAAGAATATCTTAAACAAAAGCAAGAAGAAAGAATATTCACAAAATAGAGTGCAGCGGTTTTGGCTGCACTTTGTTTTTATAATAAATGTTGGAGTGGGCAAAAAGAAATCTGAATCATTTTTGCTATTTCGGGATGTAGTTTAAAAAATACTATGTCTTCACGGCATGGACAGTGCAAAAACCGCATTTTTTATTCCCACACTTTTCCCACAAAAGTTTTAGAAAGTTATAGAATGTTTTAGTACGTTAAAGTACAAAAATCAAAAATCAGTATTCATGCGGGTTGCAGGGAAATATAGGAGGTAATAGTTTGTTTGAAACGGATTAAAAGGCTGGGGGTTCGAGTCCCTCCGGGCTCCGGCAGGGTACCGGGCACTCGGCCCTGCCTTCGCCCTCGGTCTTGCTAAGTTTTGTTATCGTTTTGTAACAAGTCACTCCTTATGCAAAATATCTCCTTTACGGAAGTTTGTCTACAGTCTGACTCTCACCTACAAGGTGAGAGTCGGTTTGTTGACAAAAAGCCGAAATATTAAAATTAAGATATTTTTCATCGTTATTCTGATATTTCAAACCGAAAAAACTAAACTTGACCGTTGGGTTTTGGCAGGATACCTCGGCATACATTCTCCTCTCCTAGTAACGCATCCGATTCTCTTTGCTACGGTCCTGCATCCACCAGAGGTCTTTCTAAGCTTTGTTAGTGCTTTCTCACAAGCTGCACCAATTTAACATATTTACTCTGAGCAAATGTATTTAAGAACAGCTATTATTATGCTTTTAAAGTCATACCTATATAAAATATTACAGGTATTGCTATAGCATGAATAAGGATCCACCAACCCCAACCTATAGAAGGAGTCCATTTTACCATATTTTCACCACCTTATATATTGGTTCATAATTTATTATGTTTGATTTTGCATTATTTATACTTTAAAGTTTTATTCTTTTTTTAGTTTAAATACGTAGATTATTTCTCAATTATTATGAAATTATAACAGAATACGAAAATATTTATATAAAGTTAAGGGTATTGGCATTGTGCTGATACTCTTTTTATTATTTGGACTCGACTAACATTATTTTGCACAAAGATATGGATTTCTTTTATTGGTTTAAAAGGTTATTGGTGGTATAATGATAATGGAAATTGCTAAAAAATTAACTTTTGCTACAAAATGGTTGATGTCAGTTGATATTTTGGCAAATAAAAATTTTATGATGGAGTGGTAAAAATGGCCAGTATGACATTGCAAAATTATTATGCCATTGTTATAACAGGGGACTCTATTTCAAAGGGTGTAGTATATAGCGAAGAAAAAAATAAGTATGTTATATCGGATGTAAATTATATAAATTTACTAAAAGACAATATAAAAGGAACAGTAAAAAATATTGCCAAATTTGGGAACACTCTTTTAAAAGGTATTGACACTTTGAAGAGGTACTTGTCAGATAAACCTGATATAGTTGTAATAGAATTTGGAGGAAATGACTGTGATTTTGATTGGGAAGAAATTGCAAAGAATCCTCATGCTGAGCATAGACCCAAAACAGATTTTTATATTTTTAAAGAAAAGCTCAAAGAATTGATAAAATTCTTAGAGGATGCAAACATAATTCCTGTGTTAATGACATTACCTCCTTTGGATGCTGACAGATATTTTAAATGGATAAGTAAAAACAGTGAAGAGAGGGGTGAAAACATTTTAAAATGGTTAGGCAGTGTGACTAAAATATATTGGTGGCAGGAAAAGTATAACTCAGCTATATTAAGTATAGCAGAAGAAACAAAAACAAGGCTTATTGATATAAGGAGCGCTTTTTTGGATTACCCGGATTTTAGGCAATTTATTTGTACTGATGGTATTCATCCTAATGAGAGGGGACATAAAATAATAGCACATAAGATATACGAATATCTACAGAAAAATTATACGCATCTTTTAAAGGAGTGAATGTATAAAATTAAACCAAAATTTTGTAGTTTTTTATTGCACTATCAATCAATATATATACGATGTTATGGGAGGGAAATTTATGAAGAAGATACTTGTATGTGATGATGAAAATTCTTTATTGAACATGTTAAGTATTATTTTAAAAAAAGAAGGATATGATGTAATATGCGCACAAAATGGGAAGGAAATTATTGAGAAATTGAAAGAAAACATACCTGATCTGATTGTTCTTGATGTAATGTTACCTGATGTAAATGGGTTTGATATTTTAAAAACAATTTCGTCGAAATATAAAATACCTATTTTAATGCTGACGGCGAAAAGTGACATAATTGATAAAGTTCTGGGTCTTGAATTTGGAGCTGATGACTATATTACAAAACCTTTTGATACACGTGAATTTTTAGCAAGAGTAAAAGCACTGTTAAGGAGAATGGAAGAAGTAAAAAAAATAAGCACGACATTTAGCTATAAAGAGCTTTTTGTTGATTTTGATCAAAAAGTTGTTAAAAAAAGCGGCAATCCTTTAAATTTAACGCCTAAAGAGTTTGAGCTTTTAAAAGTTTTAATCGAAGCAAAGGGGACTGTTTTGTCAAGAGATGAGTTACTTGACAGGGTATGGGGTTATGACTACTGCGGTGATACAAGAACTGTGGATATTCACATATTGCGTTTGAGGAAAAAAATTGAAGATGATGTTTCTAATCCAGTTTATATATTAACAGTTTATGGCTTTGGATATAAATTGGGTATAAAATAAAAATAAAGAAAAATTAATAAAAATGTAGCAGGATTGAAACAAGAATGTAACAAGAATGAAACAATTGGAATTTATAATGTAATTGTATGAAATTATTAGAATAAATTTGGAGGTGCTGAAGTGAAATCTATAAAATTATTAATTTTATTTATTTGTTTTATATTACCAATCAATTTAACCGCATGCAAAAGTACAAATAATGGAGATATAAAGCCAGTAAAGAGCAACAAAGATATATCCATTAATATGACCATTCAAGACAAAGATGCGACTAAGGTTATTTATGAATTTTATAAACTTGTGGTAGAAAAAAAGCCCGATGAATATACAAAGTTATATACAAAAGAACATAGAAAGTTATTAATGGATGAAAATGTAAAAGATGATATAAAATATATAAAAAGTGCAACTATAAAAGATGTAAAATTTTTAAAAAGTATGCCTCAAGAAAAAGGTACCCAAGAATATAAAGTAGAAATTGACCTTCAATATGAAGGAGTACCTGAGGATTTAAAGCCAATTGCAATTTCGGGAGAAAGGACATTATTTATTACATTAAAGTTTGAAGATGGTGGATGGAAAATTGCCTCTATTGGAACAGGACCATAGGAGGTAGATAATGAAAATTAGAACAAGAATTTTAATATATTATACTAGTGCATTTATTGCTATTATTACATTGATAGGTTACTTTATGTTAAATTCTATAACTAATTATATCATTAAAAATACGGTCAACAACTTGATTGACAATATTTATATAAATCGAGAAATAAACGTATACCGCATGAAAATATTTTTTAAAATTTTAAGAGCAATAAAATACATGCAAGTCATATAAAGAACATGACAGACTAAGCCATGAATTAGGTAAGTTTCAGGGGTTGTCTTAAAAAATCCTACAGTATCTTGACACTATCTAAGAGAGGAGTATACTTGACACTTAAATAATTCTCTGATAAAATACCTTTATGCAGAGTGTAAATAAAAAAGCAAAAGTTAATTTTGCTTGTGGTGGAGTATAATGATTAATAAGTTTATGGAGGCGGCTCTTTTAGAGGCAAAGAAAAGTTACCTACTTGGAGAAGTACCTGTTGGAGCTGTTATTGTAAAAGATGGACAAATAATTGGAAGAGGCTTTAATCAAAAAGAATCGTCAAATGATGCAACAGCTCATGCAGAAATATTAGCGATAAAGGAAGCTTGTAAAACTCTTGGCAGTTGGAGACTTGATGACTGTAGCATATATGTAACTTTAGAGCCTTGTAGTATGTGTGCTGGAGCTATTCTAGAGGCTCGTATAAAAAGAGTATATATAGGTGCAGAAAGCGATAAGTCTGGTGCTGCAGGTACAGCAGTTGATATTTTAAATAACAGCTATTTGGGAAGTAAAACAGAAGTGTATTTTGGAATAATGGAAGAAGAATGCAAAACTCTTTTAAAAGATTTTTTTGAAAACTTGAGGGGATAAGTGCGGAGAGATGGCTGAGTGGTCGAAAGCGCTCGCCTCGAAAGCGAGTGGGCGAATTTTTCGCCTCGTGAGTTCGAATCTCACTCTCTCCGCCATGAAAATTGAATAAAACGGTGGAGTAATTATATGGGTTGAAGTCCAGTAAAACGTGGAGAGATGACCGAGTGGACGAAGGTGCACGACTGGAAATCGTGTGTACCCTTTAAAAGGGGTACCGAGGGTTCGAATCCCTCTCTCTCCGCCATGAAAAAGGTAATTCTTGGCCGTACTAGATGGGGAGGTAGCGGTGCCCTGTAACCTGCAACCCGCTATAGCAGGGTCGAATTCCCAGGCTGAGGCTTGACCATTGTAAGGTCTGGCATAAGTAAGTGGCGTTGATACTTGAGTCCTGCGCAACGGAAATTTGCGAACCCCGTCAGGTCCGGAAGGAAGCAGCGGTAAGCAAACACTTCCGTGTGCCGCAGGGGAGCTTGAGTGGAGCTAACTGCTTATGTAACGCTTATGGTGGCAGGTCGAAGCTGGGTGTACGGCCTTTTATTTTTTATTTTTTTTTTGCCTATTATGTTCTCAAAAACCATATCTTTAGCTTTTAAAAATTTTGTGATGTTTGGGATGCACTTATTCTGAGTCTATTTTTGTGGGAGGCATTCAGAATAAGTGCGCTATTTTTTTATGGGTGATTTTTGCCTACTCCAATGTTTATTCTAGACCCCATATTGTTTTTTTACATAGCCCTTCTTAAAAGTTTCCGTTTAAGTTTTTATGGGTTTATCCGAAATAACATAGGGAAGTTGTTTTCTACAAAAGAAGAAAGTTGGGGGATTTTATGTTAAGTGATTATAATAAAAAGTTATTCTTTGTTTTATTTGGTTTATCGATAACTGTGTACACATTGTCTGTTGTGCATTTTTTATCAGGATTTGAAAATAAAATTTTTATCGGTGGCATAATTTTATTAATTTCAACGGGGCTATCTGTCATTTTGTCTAAAAAGCTATCTCAGCCCCTTGAGAAATTAAATGAAGGTGTAAAGAGAATAGCTCAAGGGGATTTTAGTTTTCGCATAAATGTTACCGATTCAAAAGAATTTATAGAACTATCAAAAAATTTCAATTCTATGGCAATGGAGTTATCACAAAGTTACATGAAACTAAAAGAACAAACTGAAAATTTAATGCGCCAAAACGAAGAATTGCAAGAATTTAATGCGGAGTTGGAAGCTTCATATGAGCAATTAGAAGTTTTAACTCATGAGCTAGAAATTTCTGAAAGAAAGTATAGATTGTTAGTTGATAATATTCTGGATATTTTGTGGGTGACAGACAAAAATTTTATTATTGAATTTGTCAATTCAAGAGTTGTAAGATATTTGAATTATACACCTCCGGAGTTAATAGGGAAAAGTATCTTGGAAATTGTGGATGAAGAAAGTAAAGAGACATTAAAAGACATGATGGCAGGAAAAATCAATTTTTCGGAGATTAATTTTAAAAATAAAGAAGGTCTGTTAGTCATAACAGAAACTCATGTAAAAAGGCTTAAAGTCGATGGAAATGTGGTAGGCATACAAGGTATTTCCAGGGATATTACAGAGATCTATCATGTTAAACAGCAAATAGTTGAAAAAAACAATGAAATATTGGCCATAAGCGATGTAGGAAGACTTTTAACATCGGGAAGTGACATGAAGGAAGTGTTAAATAATATTGTGGAAAAGGTGGCAAATATACTCAATTCACCTCTCTGCACCATAAGGGAGCATGATAAAAAGTCACAAAAATTCATTTTAGTTACAAAAGGCGGGGAGCTTAAAGATTATCCTATCTCAAGTGAAATAATATTGCCACAACAAGATATTAATGATTTAGTGAATTTGAAAGAAATAAAAATAAAAGGTGTTGATGAGTTTCCACATGATAATAATTTAACCTCTATTTTTGTTGCTAAAGAAGTCTTTTCTGCCGTTATTGTGCCTTTAGTCTCCAGGAATGAAACGATTGGAATATTGACTGTATGGACTTCTACCAAGACAGTAAAGAACATGAGCTTGTTGAGGTCGATTGCGAGTGCGGTCTCTGTTGCAATTGAAAATTCCAAGCTTTATGACGAAATCAAGAAGTTATTTATAAAGACTATAGAAGCTCTTGCTTATGCAGTTGAAGCAAAAGACGTTTATACAAAAGGGCATTCAATGAGAGTATCTCAATATGCGGCTTTGATAGGAGAATATATGGGGCTTTCAAGAGAAAAAGTAGAACAACTTAGAATTGCTGGAATATTACATGATATAGGAAAGATAGGTATTTCAGATGCTATTCTTTTGAAGGCGGGAAAACTTACAGATGAAGAATATAAGGTAATTAAAAGTCATCCAGAAATATCAAGAAGAATTTTAATGCCTATTGATCTGCCAGAAGAGATATTAGAGGCTGTTTCAAAGCATCATGAGCGATATGATGGGAAAGGCTATCCTTATGGGTTAAAAGGGGAAGAAATTCCTATAGAGGCAGCAATTCTCGGTGTGGCAGATGCATTTGATGCCATGACTTCAGATAGGTCTTACAGAAAGGGAATGAATGTTGAAGAAGCTATAAATGAGCTTTTAAAATATAAAGGAACACAATTCCATCCCGAAGTGGTAGATACCTTTATTTCTCTTTACATGAATGAAAAACACAGACTAGAAGAGATAAAAAATCAAGTTTTTTCAAATGCTTCTTAAAAGATATAGAAATATATCTTTTTTTTTGTTACAATTGAATATAACGAGGTGTTAAAGTATGTATCAGTCTTTATATAGAAAGTACAGGCCCAAAAGCTTTAAAGAGGTGGTGGGGCAAGAGCATATTGTAAAAACTTTAAAAAATCAAATAAAGCTTAATAAGATAGGACATGCTTATCTCTTTACAGGCACAAGAGGAACAGGGAAAACCAGTGTAGCTAAGATTTTTGCGAAAGCAGTTAATTGTTTAAATAATACAGATGGAGAGCCTTGTAATTCTTGTGAGATTTGTCAAGCTATAAATAACAATACTACGATGGATGTTTTAGAGATTGATGCTGCATCTAATAACAGTGTAAATGATGTAAGAGAATTGAGAGAGTCTGTAATTTACGCTCCTTCTCAAGCTAAGTACAAAGTATATATAATTGATGAAGTGCATATGCTTTCTACGGGGGCTTTTAATGCTCTTTTAAAAACGTTGGAAGAACCTCCTCCTCATGTGATTTTTATTCTTGCTACTACTGAACCGGATAAATTACCTGATACTATTTTATCCCGCTGTCAAAGGTTTGACTTCAAAAGAATACCTACCCGGTTAATCGTTCAAAATCTTGATAGGATTTGCAATGACAGTGGAATAAAAATCGAAGAGAAGGGCCTTAAAACTATTGCTCTCTATGGCAATGGTTCTATGAGAGATGCGATAAGTCTACTAGAACAATGTGCTTCTTACAAAGAAGGCCTTATAACCTATGAAGATGTATGCGAAATGTTAGGTGTAGCTAATGATGAAATGTTATTTTCACTTTTAGATCACATGAATGCTAGAGATGTAGCAGCTTCATTGAAACAATTAGATAAAATTTTGTCTTATGGAATAGACGTGGGAAATTTTTTAAAGTCCTTAACTTATATTTTAAGAGATATGGTGCTTTACAAAACAGGAGGAGAAGAGTTAAAAGAAATTTTGTATAGCGATGTAGAAACTATAAAAGAAAGAGTGCAAAAATTTGGTACAGCTTTTTTGACTAACGCTTTAGAAAAATTTACAAATCTACAAAAAGAAGTTAGATATGCTATATCTCCGTTAACCATCTTAGAAGTAACTATTTTGAGGTTGATAAAGCCGGAAATTTCTTACGATATGATGAGTTTGTTAACAAGGGTAGAACAAATAGAAGACAAATTAGAAAAAGGACAATTTTTTTTGAAGGAAGAAAAAGGAGAGAAAAATAAAAAAATAAATTTGCCAGAAGAAGAAAAAGAAGAAAACGTGATATCGCAAATAGTACAGCAAGAGGATATAGATCTAGAAAAGGTGTGGGCTGAAGTAAAAGAAATGATAAAAAAAGAAAGAATAGCTTTGTATGCCTTTATAGAAAAAGGAACTCCTTATTTAAAAAAAGGAATAATTGTGGTAGAATATCCTGAGGAGTATGCTTTATTAAAGGAAGAATTAAGCAAAGCGGAAAACAAGAGTTTTATTGAAGAAATATTAAAAAAATTAGTTGGGAAAGCAATCCCTTTGAAGTTTGAGTTAAGGAAAAATGAAGAAGAATTACTTGTGCAGCAAGTTAAAGAGCTTTTTGGCGAAGATATAGAGATAATATAATAATTTTCACAAATAATTCAAAAAAGCATATAAATATTTTTAGAATAAAAATTTAGGAGGTTATACTGTTATGGCAAAAGGAGGATTTCCGGGCGGGTTTAATATAAATAATATGATTAAACAAGCCCAGCAAATGCAGGAAGAAATGAAAAGGGTGCAAGAGGAATTAGTGCAAAAAACTGTAGAAGCTACTGCCGGTGGTGGGATGGTAAAAGTAGTTGCTAATGGCAGAAAAGAGCTTGTTAGTATTGAAATAAACCCTGATGTGGTGGATAAAGAGGATGTAGAAACGTTGGAAGACCTTGTATTGGCTGCGGTTAATCAAGCTTTGAGAAATGCAGAAGAAATGATTGCTTCTGAAATGGCAAAGATAACCGGAGGACTAAACATTCCTGGACTGTTTTGAGGTGAAAAAATGAACTATTATTCTGCATCTTTAGCAAAGCTTATAGAAGAACTGTCAAAGTTGCCTGGTATAGGTCCTAAAACAGCACAAAGGCTTGCTTTTTTCATAATAAACATGCCTTTAGAAGAGGTAAAAAGCTTATCTCAAGCGATTATTGATGCAAAAGAAAAGATAAAGTATTGTAGAATTTGTTATAACATAACTGATACAGAGGTTTGTAATATATGCAGTAATAAAGAAAGAGATCATTCTCTTATATGTGTTGTTTCTCATCCTATGGATGTTGTCGCAATGGAGAAAATACGAGAATATAAAGGAGTGTATCATGTACTCCATGGTGTTATTTCTCCGATAGAAGGCGTTGGACCTGAAGATATAAAAATTAAAGAACTTTTAGACAGGGTTAAAAATGGAAATATAAAAGAAGTCATACTTGCTACAAATCCTGACATAGAAGGAGAAGCGACGGCAATGTACATTGCCAAGCTATTAAAGCCGCTGGGAATAAAAGTCACAAGGATTGCTCATGGGGTGCCGGTAGGCGGTGACCTGGAATACACCGATGTTGTAACTCTTTCAAGGGCTCTTGAAGGTAGAAGGGAATTGTAAAAGGTAT harbors:
- a CDS encoding peptidoglycan-binding domain-containing protein, translating into MYALETGGSYKTSAISSKQSGYLSKGSRGEDVKAVQQVLNKLGYFYGWS
- a CDS encoding glycosyltransferase family 4 protein, which translates into the protein MININFKANYKILHFTNEIGKYMAGGIATYIDQLYKHHTEDTGFVHFYDDEILTDIRIESYPGIKDILSVSYKEIGRLKEINFQIAIVHFYGLSFIAEEEILKNKKLVYVVHSVPATEPYAIEDPFGGNYQIQKDFETLSYRADAIICVLEAEKEKLKSLYPELENKIYVIHNGMEFDSADSIKRNVKPTRRNFGFIGRLDYRKGLLECIKAFKKIDGELHIACDNQDPFYLSAILNYIEAAEMQNKIHFYGWCHGERKKAFLNSLDALIIPSLYEPFGYVVLEAINAKTPVITSRNGGISEIIGEYKYTFDPYQEGELEKAIKTFQEDTVEEIEKEMEKLYKRKELFTAQKMVEKYTDLFNSLL
- a CDS encoding response regulator transcription factor, translated to MKKILVCDDENSLLNMLSIILKKEGYDVICAQNGKEIIEKLKENIPDLIVLDVMLPDVNGFDILKTISSKYKIPILMLTAKSDIIDKVLGLEFGADDYITKPFDTREFLARVKALLRRMEEVKKISTTFSYKELFVDFDQKVVKKSGNPLNLTPKEFELLKVLIEAKGTVLSRDELLDRVWGYDYCGDTRTVDIHILRLRKKIEDDVSNPVYILTVYGFGYKLGIK
- a CDS encoding TNT domain-containing protein, which codes for MFPKDGENRNNNCKKATSSISKVVSKWLDKNGKPIWPLNDEFEGTPVKKVFKPGERFDRYGKEINGYFTAPVGTPFEMRSFPPENKKLPYSVYEVIKPFEGLEGKTAPWFDQPGGGTQYKMPKKRNRKERK
- a CDS encoding HD domain-containing phosphohydrolase, translated to MLSDYNKKLFFVLFGLSITVYTLSVVHFLSGFENKIFIGGIILLISTGLSVILSKKLSQPLEKLNEGVKRIAQGDFSFRINVTDSKEFIELSKNFNSMAMELSQSYMKLKEQTENLMRQNEELQEFNAELEASYEQLEVLTHELEISERKYRLLVDNILDILWVTDKNFIIEFVNSRVVRYLNYTPPELIGKSILEIVDEESKETLKDMMAGKINFSEINFKNKEGLLVITETHVKRLKVDGNVVGIQGISRDITEIYHVKQQIVEKNNEILAISDVGRLLTSGSDMKEVLNNIVEKVANILNSPLCTIREHDKKSQKFILVTKGGELKDYPISSEIILPQQDINDLVNLKEIKIKGVDEFPHDNNLTSIFVAKEVFSAVIVPLVSRNETIGILTVWTSTKTVKNMSLLRSIASAVSVAIENSKLYDEIKKLFIKTIEALAYAVEAKDVYTKGHSMRVSQYAALIGEYMGLSREKVEQLRIAGILHDIGKIGISDAILLKAGKLTDEEYKVIKSHPEISRRILMPIDLPEEILEAVSKHHERYDGKGYPYGLKGEEIPIEAAILGVADAFDAMTSDRSYRKGMNVEEAINELLKYKGTQFHPEVVDTFISLYMNEKHRLEEIKNQVFSNAS
- a CDS encoding nucleoside deaminase — its product is MINKFMEAALLEAKKSYLLGEVPVGAVIVKDGQIIGRGFNQKESSNDATAHAEILAIKEACKTLGSWRLDDCSIYVTLEPCSMCAGAILEARIKRVYIGAESDKSGAAGTAVDILNNSYLGSKTEVYFGIMEEECKTLLKDFFENLRG
- a CDS encoding SGNH/GDSL hydrolase family protein, translating into MASMTLQNYYAIVITGDSISKGVVYSEEKNKYVISDVNYINLLKDNIKGTVKNIAKFGNTLLKGIDTLKRYLSDKPDIVVIEFGGNDCDFDWEEIAKNPHAEHRPKTDFYIFKEKLKELIKFLEDANIIPVLMTLPPLDADRYFKWISKNSEERGENILKWLGSVTKIYWWQEKYNSAILSIAEETKTRLIDIRSAFLDYPDFRQFICTDGIHPNERGHKIIAHKIYEYLQKNYTHLLKE